In the Halobacteriovorax sp. DA5 genome, CTCAAAGCGGTCTAAAGGCTCTTGCCCGATCAGATCAGATCAGCAGCAGACATGGCCTTCAGCGGAACATGGCAGGTGTACGTTCAGGAGAACTACGAGGAGTTTCTCAGAGCTATTCCTCTGCCAGAAGACATTATTAAACTGGCCAAGGATGTTAAACCAGTGACAGAAATCCAACAAAACGGCAACAACTTCACCATCACATCCAAGACTCCTGGGAAAACCGTCACTAACACCTTCACCATCGGCAAGGAAGCTGAAATCACCACCATGGACGGCAAGAAGCTCAAGTGCATTGTCAAACTGGAGGGAGGGAAGCTGGTCTGTCAGACGGATCGATTCTCTCACATTCAGGAGCTCAAGGGAGGAGAGATGGTTGAGACCCTGACAGTAGGAGGA is a window encoding:
- a CDS encoding lipocalin/fatty-acid binding family protein, which produces MAFSGTWQVYVQENYEEFLRAIPLPEDIIKLAKDVKPVTEIQQNGNNFTITSKTPGKTVTNTFTIGKEAEITTMDGKKLKCIVKLEGGKLVCQTDRFSHIQELKGGEMVETLTVGG